The Corynebacterium pseudopelargi genome contains a region encoding:
- the idi gene encoding isopentenyl-diphosphate Delta-isomerase translates to MHAEELVVLANSEGKPTGTALKATVHSTETPLHLAFSCYVLNGEGQLLLTRRALAKKTWPGVWTNSACGHLAPQESAAEAVARRVPFELGIPQSQLFDVTCVLPDFRYKAVDASGIVEWEICPVFIARTNATVAPEREEVAELHWTSPAQLIAAVDATPFAFSPWMVEQLGHAELRQALLSQSEQQR, encoded by the coding sequence ATGCATGCAGAGGAATTGGTCGTACTTGCTAACTCTGAAGGCAAGCCCACCGGCACCGCCTTAAAAGCCACCGTCCACAGCACCGAAACACCCCTGCACCTGGCTTTTTCCTGCTATGTGCTCAACGGCGAGGGGCAACTTTTGCTCACCCGCCGCGCCTTAGCCAAAAAGACCTGGCCTGGGGTGTGGACCAATTCCGCTTGCGGGCACCTCGCGCCACAAGAAAGCGCCGCCGAGGCCGTGGCACGCCGGGTGCCCTTCGAGCTGGGAATCCCACAAAGCCAGCTTTTCGACGTCACCTGCGTGCTTCCTGACTTCCGCTACAAAGCGGTAGACGCCAGCGGCATTGTCGAGTGGGAAATTTGTCCCGTGTTCATCGCCCGCACGAACGCCACCGTGGCGCCCGAACGCGAAGAAGTAGCCGAGCTGCACTGGACAAGCCCAGCCCAACTCATCGCAGCGGTAGACGCAACACCTTTCGCCTTTAGCCCCTGGATGGTCGAACAGCTCGGGCATGCAGAGCTTCGCCAAGCGCTTCTTAGCCAAAGCGAGCAGCAACGCTAG
- a CDS encoding phosphotransferase → MSSIHIAIGKAQWALQAAPGSKQHAQYEQTLRAGQHDCFQQPAYVQGLLRAWREHPAIQFHGDRRVVDKAMEQLEAISGQQTNASLHTAASMWKFYRSISPGVHPDVEIPQVVRAHVPAYQAHVSIEIAGQNYTLAVATQFIPNATDAWSLGTSHKRALLLDHSADMGRALKDIHHDLRTKLPTSTVAGRELAQHMHARAEAHIAQAPELRPYAERIHASFDALEGSIATQRIHGDLHLGQVLWANGWHVVDFEGEPDQSLSQRTALLPVAYDLAGLIRSFHYAGLDYPSELLAAYGRIDEILVHACVVDRFAYEVAYEKRHRPDWVAVPLRDADALFADALF, encoded by the coding sequence ATGAGCAGCATACATATCGCCATCGGCAAGGCGCAGTGGGCGCTTCAAGCAGCACCTGGCTCAAAGCAGCACGCCCAATATGAACAAACGCTTCGCGCCGGGCAGCATGACTGTTTTCAGCAGCCCGCATACGTCCAGGGCTTGTTGCGTGCGTGGCGTGAGCACCCGGCGATACAGTTTCATGGCGATAGGCGGGTCGTCGACAAGGCAATGGAGCAGCTTGAGGCAATAAGCGGGCAGCAAACCAATGCCTCGCTGCATACCGCGGCGAGCATGTGGAAGTTTTATCGCAGTATTAGCCCAGGGGTGCATCCTGATGTGGAGATTCCTCAAGTAGTGCGCGCGCATGTGCCCGCCTACCAGGCGCATGTGAGCATCGAGATCGCAGGCCAAAACTACACACTGGCGGTGGCCACGCAATTTATCCCCAACGCCACCGATGCCTGGAGCCTTGGCACCTCACACAAACGCGCGCTGCTGCTCGATCACAGCGCAGACATGGGCCGCGCCCTCAAAGACATCCACCACGACCTCAGAACAAAGCTTCCCACCAGCACGGTGGCAGGGCGCGAACTTGCCCAACACATGCACGCCCGCGCCGAAGCACACATAGCCCAAGCCCCCGAGCTTCGCCCCTATGCCGAGCGCATACACGCAAGCTTCGATGCACTCGAAGGCAGCATCGCCACCCAACGCATCCACGGTGATTTACACCTTGGGCAGGTGCTCTGGGCCAATGGGTGGCATGTTGTGGACTTTGAAGGCGAGCCCGACCAAAGCCTCAGCCAACGCACCGCGCTGTTACCTGTGGCCTATGACCTGGCGGGGCTTATTCGATCCTTCCACTACGCCGGCCTGGATTATCCCAGCGAATTGCTCGCGGCGTACGGTCGCATTGACGAAATTCTCGTGCACGCCTGCGTGGTGGATCGCTTTGCCTATGAAGTGGCATACGAAAAACGGCACCGCCCCGATTGGGTGGCAGTGCCGTTACGTGATGCTGATGCGTTGTTTGCAGATGCGTTGTTCTAG
- a CDS encoding alpha/beta fold hydrolase yields the protein MSTNAKPCQSPGTNARGQRFHGYIEPSRDQAEADVAIFDHIAYASVEQPFDAPTMRTEISQHVGRPDQCPLLLRVSIPADAELGEDLPIVAFIHGGGFDSGWRNEHWFHGGGLAAQRVMMVSIDYRLGVYGFARFPEDEPDSYRGISDCQTALDWLQGNAEAFGGDPTNVTLIGQSAGATIALWLCRKDHYKGTFRRAIALSPAFARKSFEQHKPRLRFALGRAITRKSLSKLSADKLSRGYRKYKRYVPTDLAMGPTGLDGAELADVPLILSCTEQEWFASRRTARIDARLPKALRPLVARHFHANANYVEHEAEEARFMAKVVGDSAIRRQVDHIAAAAQPRTWVIHYTGSNEQPAVHCCDIPWVLQSEAYVEPGTAEHIEHPAEHTTARVAQIVQDFLHGHLPDWPSYPEHRETLALNVATGAESISRDPFAHLRAGFSTP from the coding sequence TATATTGAGCCATCTCGCGATCAAGCCGAGGCGGATGTGGCCATTTTTGATCACATCGCCTACGCCAGCGTGGAGCAACCCTTTGATGCCCCCACGATGCGCACAGAGATCTCCCAACACGTTGGCAGGCCTGATCAATGCCCCTTGCTGTTGAGGGTGAGCATTCCGGCAGATGCCGAGCTTGGCGAGGATCTTCCCATCGTCGCCTTTATCCACGGCGGCGGTTTTGATTCCGGTTGGCGCAATGAGCACTGGTTTCATGGCGGCGGGCTCGCAGCGCAGCGGGTGATGATGGTGAGCATCGACTACCGCCTCGGCGTGTATGGCTTCGCGCGTTTTCCTGAAGATGAGCCCGATTCCTACCGGGGTATTAGCGACTGCCAGACTGCACTAGATTGGCTCCAGGGCAATGCCGAGGCCTTCGGCGGTGACCCCACCAATGTCACGCTCATTGGGCAGTCCGCCGGCGCCACCATCGCGTTGTGGCTGTGTAGGAAAGACCATTACAAAGGCACGTTTCGTCGCGCGATAGCGTTATCGCCTGCGTTTGCCCGCAAGAGCTTTGAGCAGCACAAACCCAGGCTGCGTTTCGCGCTTGGCCGCGCGATTACCCGCAAAAGTTTAAGTAAGCTTTCTGCCGATAAGTTAAGCCGCGGCTATCGCAAGTACAAGCGCTACGTTCCCACCGACCTGGCCATGGGACCTACTGGCCTTGATGGCGCAGAGCTGGCCGACGTGCCGCTGATTCTGAGCTGCACTGAGCAGGAGTGGTTTGCTTCTCGACGCACCGCTCGCATCGACGCGCGCCTGCCCAAAGCCTTACGCCCGCTCGTGGCGCGGCACTTTCACGCCAACGCCAATTACGTAGAGCACGAAGCAGAAGAAGCACGCTTCATGGCCAAGGTCGTTGGCGATTCAGCTATTCGACGCCAAGTTGACCACATCGCCGCTGCAGCCCAACCCCGTACCTGGGTGATCCATTACACGGGAAGCAATGAGCAACCCGCGGTGCATTGCTGCGATATTCCTTGGGTGCTGCAAAGCGAAGCCTATGTCGAACCTGGCACTGCAGAACATATTGAGCACCCAGCCGAGCACACCACCGCAAGAGTTGCCCAGATTGTGCAAGATTTTCTGCACGGCCACCTGCCCGATTGGCCAAGCTACCCAGAGCACCGCGAGACGCTCGCATTGAATGTGGCAACGGGCGCAGAGTCGATCAGCCGTGATCCTTTTGCCCATCTGCGCGCAGGCTTTAGCACCCCATGA